The Cydia amplana chromosome 19, ilCydAmpl1.1, whole genome shotgun sequence genome includes a window with the following:
- the LOC134657180 gene encoding uncharacterized protein LOC134657180 has translation MKKMLTMNPQNDVKIDRMNEVALAQLVKDCPVAVTESAQAPVAKKRGRKKKILDPETAVIVPKKKPKLPTKAKVPPKKTTKKVAKTKTPKVAAPKRKASKKIQPSISPPPKRRRGRPLKRGKPADEDSTITSPSILYYSQAEVKTPVKDTQKTVAKSPVVPNTTENNESRRTSITSAPASELSWTKDISGCSTTTCITVTSNDFVRIDGKLPELKLTKLKKNKLEEPLTAKREPEHSLSEDSSSSSSSSSSSSSSSSSQSDKTAMENDLNLSTSSITAPPYSPIYTPRNQSLDKTKQDEVTSILEMLAPKLKSLDLDFPDIAVEDEDCDMSRFEEKVSKYLEEEYGTILECNLLNRILSESYLPNNTAVEMEQKHSQKPDFAMSNHTAISDKSACDNFNDTPSNITRRRETYDSDISDDDVLQIYATDNDLESTRMGSSASIIEEYVPKPLIQRPHTDVCYQPSKIDEPETVSAKKPVCEKQNADSTSIHKEPELDDGSNETPETVNGTGLGQKPINKSTAENKRPPLTISYYPFRSRARSAALSGVCFLNLSSKCNRQNLFHLTHLPHRFIEEDEFRMRIAQLSENLFIQEYNHIARWEILRKKYVKCFLDECQRRELPKILVEIVIDFLYRTPPNIVDEDLRVQVIEHALIHLNNWNLTVCEQLLEYNIGDEVLCDLFMKIISNTQNFARFKNVFVNLTNFMVRANRTFGFGVAFHILERVCILPFDASLAMSLISILGKTDREIFKNSMTKMFELLLETNNKELYKRYLSIKREAVSSVELKPASEPGTPLPPALPSPCGSRELEPLIFHPNSSQDFEQRYTSPDTTNVDNVNKLVTEPTIIRTFNHLDRRPNIGMPRPQAPRL, from the exons ATGAAAAAGATGCTGACCATGAACCCACAGAATGATGTGAAGATAGACAGAATGAATGAAG TGGCTCTAGCACAATTAGTTAAAGATTGCCCTGTGGCAGTCACGGAGAGTGCCCAAGCCCCTGTGGCTAAGAAAAGAGGCAGGAAAAAGAAGATACTGGACCCAG AAACGGCTGTGATCGTTCCTAAGAAAAAGCCCAAGTTGCCCACAAAGGCTAAAGTTCCACCTAAAAAAACGACTAAGAAGGTAGCAAAAACAAAGACGCCGAAAG TTGCAGCTCCAAAGCGAAAGGCTTCCAAAAAAATTCAACCATCCATAAGTCCGCCTCCAAAAAGACGAAGAGGCAGGCCGCTGAAGCGAGGTAAGCCTGCGGACGAGGACTCCACCATAACCTCCCCTTCTATCCTGTACTACAGTCAAGCAGAAGTCAAAACACCTGTCAAGGACACACAGAAAACGGTCGCTAAATCCCCTGTAGTCCCCAACACCACAGAAAACAACGAGTCCAGAAGAACGTCTATCACAAGTGCACCAGCGTCGGAATTGTCTTGGACCAAAGACATATCCGGATGCAGTACCACAACTTGCATCACCGTCACCTCCAACGACTTCGTGCGTATAGACGGAAAACTGCCCGAACTAAAATTAACCAAGCTAAAGAAAA ACAAATTAGAAGAACCCCTCACCGCGAAGAGAGAACCAGAGCATTCCCTTTCAGAagacagcagcagcagcagcagcagcagttcCTCTAGTTCGTCTTCTAGTTCCTCCCAAAGCGATAAAACTGCGATGGAAAACGACTTAAACTTAAGCACATCTTCAATTACTGCTCCTCCGTACAGCCCGATTTATACGCCACGCAATCAAAGCCTCGATAAAACCAAGCAGGACGAAGTCACTTCAATACTAGAAATGCTTGCACCCAAATTGAAATCCCTCGACTTGGACTTTCCTGACATCGCAGTCGAGGACGAAGATTGCGACATGAGTCGCTTCGAAGAGAAGGTTTCTAAGTATTTAGAGGAGGAGTACGGTACCATATTAGAGTGTAATTTACTAAACCGAATTTTATCGGAGAGTTATCTGCCAAATAATACTGCTGTCGAAATGGAACAGAAACATAGCCAAAAACCAGACTTCGCTATGTCTAACCATACTGCGATCTCCGATAAAAGTGCTTGTGATAATTTTAATGACACACCAAGCAATATTACGCGGCGACGGGAGACTTACGATTCTGACATTTCTGATGATGACGTGCTGCAAATTTACGCCACGGACAACGACCTTGAATCTACTAGAATGGGTAGCTCGGCTTCCATCATCGAGGAGTACGTGCCCAAACCCCTTATCCAGAGGCCCCACACCGATGTGTGCTACCAACCGTCAAAAATAGACGAGCCAGAAACCGTTAGTGCGAAAAAACCCGTATGCGAGAAACAAAACGCTGATTCAACTTCCATACACAAGGAACCAGAACTCGATGATGGTTCGAACGAAACGCCTGAGACAGTAAATGGAACTGGCCTGGGTCAGAAACCCATAaataagtcgacggcagaaaataAAAGACCACCGCTGACTATCTCATATTACCCGTTCCGTTCTCGCGCTAGAAGCGCAGCACTAAGTGGAGTCTGCTTCTTAAATCTGTCTTCAAAGTGTAACAGACAAAATCTGTTTCACCTAACTCATTTACCTCACCGTTTCATTGAAGAAGACGAGTTCAGGATGCGAATTGCCCAACTTAGCGAAAACCTGTTCATCCAAGAGTATAATCATATTGCAAGGTGGGAAATATTGAGAAAGAAATACGTCAAATGCTTCTTAGATGAATGCCAAAGACGAGAATTGCCTAAAATCCTAGTCGAAATAGTTATAGATTTTCTCTATAGAACCCCTCCAAATATAGTAGATGAAGATCTCAGAGTTCAAGTAATTGAACACGCTTTGATACACCTTAACAATTGGAACTTGACAGTTTGTGAACAGTTGCTCGAATATAATATTGGAGATGAAGTCCTGTGTGATTTGTTCATGAAAATAATATCAAATACACAAAATTTTGCACGGTTCAAGAATGTGTTCGTAAATCTGACAAATTTCATGGTTCGTGCGAATCGGACGTTTGGTTTTGGTGTGGCATTCCATATCTTGGAGAGAGTGTGCATTCTGCCTTTTGACGCCTCATTGGCTATGAGTCTGATATCGATTTTAGGTAAGACTGATAGGGAAATCTTCAAGAACAGTATGACGAAAATGTTCGAATTGTTGTTGGAGACTAATAACAAGGAGTTATATAAGAGGTATTTGTCAATCAAGAGGGAGGCTGTATCAAGTGTGGAGTTGAAGCCAGCCAGTGAGCCTGGTACGCCATTGCCGCCCGCATTGCCATCCCCATGTGGCAGTCGGGAGCTGGAACCGCTGATTTTCCACCCGAATAGCTCACAGGACTTTGAGCAGAGATACACCTCTCCGGACACTACGAATGTGGATAATGTG AACAAACTCGTCACGGAGCCAACTATAATACGGACTTTTAATCACCTGGATAGAAGGCCGAACATAGGCATGCCGAGGCCGCAGGCCCCGCGGCTG